The Chloroflexota bacterium genomic sequence GTTCAGGCCGCGGGCAGCGAGTGCGCTACCGATCCCGCTCCAGGGTCATCTTTTCTTTCAGCGCCGCCTGGGCCGCCGCAAGGCGCGCCACCGGCACCCGGAACGGCGAGCAGGAGACGTAGTTCAGGCCGGCGCCGTGGCAGAACTCAATGGACGACGGGTCGCCCCCGTGCTCCCCGCAGATGCCCACTTCCAGGTCGGGGCGGGTCTGGCGGCCTTCGGTAACGGCGATGTGGATGAGCCGCCCCACGCCCGGCCGATCCAGCACCTGGAAGGGGTTCTCGGGCAGAATCTTGTCCTCCACGTACTTGAGCAGGAACTTGCCTTCCGCGTCGTCCCGCGAGTAGCCGAAGGTGGTCTGCGTCAGGTCGTTCGTCCCGAAGGAGAAGAACTCCGCATACTGGGCGATCTCGCCCGCAGTCAGCGCCGCGCGCGGGATTTCAATCATCGTGCCGAACTTGTACTCCACGTGCACGCCCTTCTCCTCCATCACCTGCTTGGCGATGGGTTCCAGCATCTCGCGCACGACTTTCAGTTCGTTGTAGTGGCCGGTGAGGGGAATCATGACCTCCGGCTTGACCACGACGCCCTGCTTCGCCATGTTGCACGCCGCCTCAAAGATGGCGCGCACCTGCATCTTGGTGATGCCCGGGAACGTGATGCCCAGGCGGATGCCGCGCAGCCCCAGCATGGGGTTCATCTCGCGCATCTTCTCCACGGCCTGGAGCATCTTGACCTTGTCGGGCAGAACGGCCTGGATTCCCTTGGCCAAATCCCCGTTGCCCGCCCGCTTGACCTCTTCCAGCAACTCCTCGTCCTCGCGGCTGGCCTTCTCCAGTTCCAGGAGTTCGGGCTTGTGCTGGGCCATTTGCAGGCGCGTAACGTCGCGCAGAAGCCCTTCGTAACTGGGCAGGAACTCGTGCAGCGGCGGGTCAATCAGGCGGATGATGACCGGGCAGCCGTCCATGGCCTGGAAGATGCCCTCAAAGTCGCCGCGCTGCACCGGCAGCAGTTGCGCCAGGTACTTCTCGCGCTCCTCCTCGGATTCGGCGAGAATCATCTTCTGGACGATGGGCAGGCGGTCGGCCTCAAAGAACATGTGCTCGGTGCGGCACAGGCCGATGCCGGTGGCGCCGAATTCGCGGGCGCGCCGTGCGTCGCGCGGGTAGTCGGCATTGGCCCAGACGCCCAGCCGCCGCACCTCGTCGGCCCACGACAGCAGCGTCGCCAAATCCTTCTCGTCGGCGAAATTGGCGTCTATGGTTTGCACCTGGCCCTCAAAGACCTCGCCAGTGCCGCCGTCAATGGAGATGACATCGCCTTCCTTGATGACCTTGCCGTCCACGGTGAACTGCTTCTTATCCTCGTCCACGCGGATGGCCTCGCAGCCGGCCACGCAGGGCAGGCCCAGGCCGCGGGCGACCACAGCCGCATGGCTTGTCGCGCCGCCGCGCTGGGTGAGAATGCCCCGCGACGCGAGCATCCCGTGCACGTCGTCGGGCGACGTTTCGGGCCGCACCAGGATCACGCGCTTGCCCTCCTTGCCCCACTCCTCGGCGGTGTCGGCGTCAAAGGCGGCGAACCCGTAGGCCGCGCCCGGCGACGCATTGAGGCCCTTGGCCAGCAGGCGGCCGTTCCTCTCGGCCTCCTCCTTCGCCTTCACGTCAAAGCGGGGGAGCAGCAACTGGTTCACCTGGCTGGGCTCCACGCGCATGATCGCCTCTTCTTTCGTGATGAGGCCCTCGCGCACCATGTCCACGGCGATCTTGACCGCGGCCGCAGCCGTGCGCTTGCCCGCACGGGTCTGCAGCATCCACAGTTTGCCGCGCTCCACGGTGAACTCCATGTCCTGCATCTCGCGATAGTGCTTCTCCAGTTTCTCCGCGACCTCGGCAAACTGCTTGTACACTTCGGGCATGTCCTGGGCGAGTTGGGCGATCTTCTTCGGAGTGCGGATGCCCGCGACCACGTCCTCGCCCTGGGCGTTCTGGAGATACTCGCCGTAGAGCACCTTCTCGCCGGTAGCGGGGTTGCGGGTGAAGGCTACGCCTGTGCCCGAGTCGTCGCCCATGTTCCCGAAGACCATGGTTACCACGTTGACCGCCGTGCCCCAATCGTGGGGCAACTTGTAGAAGTTGCGGTAGTCCACGGCGCGCTTGCCCATCCACGAGCCGAACACGGCGCCGATGGCCAGTTCCAGTTGCTTGTACGGGTCGGTGGGGAACTCCTCGCCGATTTCCTGCTTGTACAGCGCCTTGAACTCGGCGACGACTTCTTTCATGGCGTCGGCGTCCAGGTCGGTGTCCAGTTGCGCGCCATGCTTGTGCTTGATTTCCTCCAGTTTCTCCTCAAACTTTCGCCCGTCAATCCCCA encodes the following:
- a CDS encoding pyruvate, phosphate dikinase; amino-acid sequence: MTKKWVYLFHEGNAGMKDLLGGKGAGLSEMTNAGLPVPPGFTITTEACNAYYASGKKFPEGMWEQVLAAMKEVEKATGKKFGDPKNPLLVSVRSGARVSMPGMMDTVLNLGLNPDTVQGLIALTRNERFAYDAYRRFIQMFGRIVMGIDGRKFEEKLEEIKHKHGAQLDTDLDADAMKEVVAEFKALYKQEIGEEFPTDPYKQLELAIGAVFGSWMGKRAVDYRNFYKLPHDWGTAVNVVTMVFGNMGDDSGTGVAFTRNPATGEKVLYGEYLQNAQGEDVVAGIRTPKKIAQLAQDMPEVYKQFAEVAEKLEKHYREMQDMEFTVERGKLWMLQTRAGKRTAAAAVKIAVDMVREGLITKEEAIMRVEPSQVNQLLLPRFDVKAKEEAERNGRLLAKGLNASPGAAYGFAAFDADTAEEWGKEGKRVILVRPETSPDDVHGMLASRGILTQRGGATSHAAVVARGLGLPCVAGCEAIRVDEDKKQFTVDGKVIKEGDVISIDGGTGEVFEGQVQTIDANFADEKDLATLLSWADEVRRLGVWANADYPRDARRAREFGATGIGLCRTEHMFFEADRLPIVQKMILAESEEEREKYLAQLLPVQRGDFEGIFQAMDGCPVIIRLIDPPLHEFLPSYEGLLRDVTRLQMAQHKPELLELEKASREDEELLEEVKRAGNGDLAKGIQAVLPDKVKMLQAVEKMREMNPMLGLRGIRLGITFPGITKMQVRAIFEAACNMAKQGVVVKPEVMIPLTGHYNELKVVREMLEPIAKQVMEEKGVHVEYKFGTMIEIPRAALTAGEIAQYAEFFSFGTNDLTQTTFGYSRDDAEGKFLLKYVEDKILPENPFQVLDRPGVGRLIHIAVTEGRQTRPDLEVGICGEHGGDPSSIEFCHGAGLNYVSCSPFRVPVARLAAAQAALKEKMTLERDR